A genomic segment from Propioniciclava sp. MC1595 encodes:
- a CDS encoding sensor histidine kinase, with protein sequence MTTRREELPLGVPLGLLGASLVAAVVMALAGVPVVRVADLPWLVALAVALAVVRVAAHRPGTSEGRRVFLFWINLGLALAAVWLSPAFGLYLFIGYFESAGFRSVPQRLAGMVGVALVIAVAQVGGPRSVLFIPLVYAAFVAVNLAITGLMFVLNRRREGLYVELARTNDELRAEQQRSATLRDQLVAQAHEAGIAEERARLSREIHDTVAQDLVAIIAQLDAASAAVDPAERDRRLSIVDAAAREALDEARRAVRALASPRLDDADLPLALDDLLGQWRAATGLDGELTVAGTATATGHDDVLLRVAQEGLANVSKHSRARRADVVLRYEGSEASLAIADDGLGFDPDQPHQGFGLRGMRDRLAAVGGRLEVASTPDGTHLVAHVPLGGDATPGEAPAEQPAPTEEDR encoded by the coding sequence ATGACCACCCGCCGCGAGGAGCTCCCGCTCGGAGTCCCGCTCGGCCTGCTCGGGGCCAGCCTGGTCGCAGCGGTCGTGATGGCGCTGGCGGGCGTCCCGGTCGTGCGGGTGGCCGACCTGCCCTGGTTGGTCGCCCTCGCCGTCGCGCTGGCGGTCGTCCGGGTCGCGGCCCACCGGCCCGGCACCTCCGAGGGCCGGCGCGTGTTCCTCTTCTGGATCAACCTCGGCCTGGCCCTCGCCGCCGTCTGGCTGTCGCCCGCGTTCGGCCTCTACCTCTTCATCGGCTACTTCGAGTCGGCGGGCTTCCGGTCGGTGCCGCAGCGCCTCGCGGGCATGGTCGGCGTCGCGCTGGTCATCGCGGTCGCCCAGGTCGGCGGGCCGCGTTCCGTGCTCTTCATCCCGCTCGTCTACGCCGCGTTCGTGGCCGTGAACCTCGCGATCACCGGGCTCATGTTCGTGCTCAACCGCCGCCGCGAGGGGCTCTACGTCGAGCTTGCCCGCACCAACGACGAGCTGCGCGCCGAGCAGCAGCGCTCGGCCACACTGCGCGACCAGCTCGTCGCCCAGGCCCACGAGGCCGGCATCGCCGAGGAGCGCGCCCGCCTCTCCCGCGAGATCCACGACACCGTCGCGCAGGACCTCGTCGCCATCATCGCCCAGCTCGACGCGGCGTCCGCGGCCGTCGACCCGGCCGAGCGCGACCGTCGCCTCTCCATCGTGGACGCCGCCGCCCGCGAGGCCCTCGACGAGGCCCGCCGGGCTGTGCGCGCCCTCGCGTCGCCGCGCCTCGACGACGCCGACCTGCCGCTCGCCCTCGACGACCTGCTCGGCCAGTGGCGCGCCGCCACCGGGTTGGACGGCGAGCTCACCGTGGCGGGCACGGCCACCGCGACCGGCCACGACGACGTGCTGCTGCGCGTCGCCCAGGAGGGGCTGGCCAACGTCTCCAAGCACTCCCGCGCGCGCCGGGCCGACGTGGTGCTGCGCTACGAGGGCAGCGAGGCCAGCCTCGCGATCGCCGACGACGGACTGGGCTTCGACCCCGACCAGCCCCACCAGGGGTTCGGCCTGCGCGGCATGCGCGACCGCCTGGCGGCGGTGGGTGGACGCCTCGAGGTCGCGTCCACGCCCGACGGCACCCATCTGGTCGCCCACGTGCCCCTGGGTGGGGATGCCACGCCAGGCGAGGCCCCCGCAGAGCAGCCCGCCCCGACCGAGGAGGACCGATGA
- a CDS encoding response regulator transcription factor — MITVVIADDHPLVRDGIVAILAREPDLEVLAQAGSGPEAVAMVAHHDPDVVLMDLRMPGGDGVDAIRTLRGQRSDRPRILVLTTYDTDRDIRAALAAGADGYLLKDTPRADLIRAVRDLAAGRPVLAASALAALAGRGAGPVALTAREADVVRELAAGGTNREAAARLHVSETTFKTHLSRVYEKLGVSDRAAAVRVAYERGLI; from the coding sequence ATGATCACCGTCGTCATCGCCGACGACCACCCCCTGGTGCGGGACGGGATCGTCGCGATCCTCGCCCGCGAGCCCGACCTGGAGGTGCTGGCCCAGGCGGGGTCTGGGCCCGAGGCCGTGGCGATGGTCGCGCACCACGACCCCGACGTCGTGCTCATGGACCTCCGCATGCCCGGCGGTGACGGCGTCGACGCGATCCGCACGCTGCGCGGTCAGCGGTCCGACCGGCCGCGCATCCTCGTGCTGACCACCTACGACACCGACCGCGACATTCGCGCCGCGCTGGCCGCCGGGGCCGACGGCTACCTGCTCAAGGACACCCCGCGCGCCGACCTGATCCGCGCCGTCCGCGACCTGGCCGCAGGGCGACCGGTGCTCGCGGCGTCCGCGCTCGCCGCCCTGGCCGGGCGCGGGGCCGGGCCCGTCGCGCTCACCGCCCGCGAGGCCGACGTGGTGCGCGAACTGGCCGCCGGCGGCACCAACCGCGAGGCCGCCGCGCGGCTGCACGTGAGCGAGACCACGTTCAAGACCCACCTGTCGCGGGTGTACGAGAAGCTCGGGGTCTCCGACCGGGCGGCGGCCGTGCGGGTCGCCTATGAGCGCGGCCTGATCTGA